The following proteins come from a genomic window of Bacilli bacterium PM5-9:
- a CDS encoding large subunit ribosomal protein L15 (product_source=KO:K02876; cath_funfam=3.100.10.10; cog=COG0200; ko=KO:K02876; pfam=PF00828; superfamily=52080; tigrfam=TIGR01071), which yields MKLHELTYTEGARHKKKRIGRGTGSGTGKTAGRGMKGQNSRSGGGVRPGFEGGQTPLFQRLPKRGFTNYTRKEYTIINLDVLNRFEDGTKVTPELLVESGLAKQVKTGIKILGNGNLEKKLEISAHKFSKSAKEAIENAGGSIIEL from the coding sequence ATGAAGTTACATGAATTAACTTATACGGAAGGTGCTCGCCATAAGAAAAAACGTATTGGGCGTGGTACTGGTTCAGGTACTGGAAAAACTGCTGGTAGAGGGATGAAAGGTCAAAACTCTCGTTCAGGTGGTGGAGTAAGACCAGGATTTGAAGGGGGACAAACTCCATTATTCCAACGTTTACCAAAACGTGGATTTACAAATTATACAAGAAAAGAATATACTATTATAAACTTAGATGTTTTAAATAGATTTGAAGATGGTACAAAAGTTACTCCAGAATTATTAGTAGAATCAGGGCTTGCTAAACAAGTTAAAACAGGAATTAAAATTTTAGGTAATGGTAACCTAGAGAAAAAATTAGAAATTTCAGCACATAAATTTTCAAAATCAGCAAAAGAAGCTATTGAAAATGCTGGTGGAAGTATTATTGAACTGTAA
- a CDS encoding small subunit ribosomal protein S5 (product_source=KO:K02988; cath_funfam=3.30.160.20,3.30.230.10; cog=COG0098; ko=KO:K02988; pfam=PF00333,PF03719; superfamily=54211,54768; tigrfam=TIGR01021) — MDRKPRRKKENDQFEERVVTINRVTKVVKGGRRFRFAALVVVGDKNGKVGFGTGKANEVPDAIKKAIENAKNNLVTVPIINQSTIPHEITGKFGAGKVFLKPAAQGTGVIAGGPVRAVLELAGVKDILSKSIGSSTPINMVRATVQGLTELKTAESYAQLRGKTVEEIRGY, encoded by the coding sequence ATGGATCGCAAACCTAGAAGAAAAAAAGAAAACGATCAATTCGAAGAGCGTGTTGTTACGATAAACCGTGTAACGAAAGTTGTTAAAGGTGGACGTCGTTTTAGATTTGCTGCTTTAGTTGTCGTTGGAGATAAAAATGGTAAGGTTGGATTCGGAACTGGTAAAGCAAATGAAGTTCCAGATGCAATTAAGAAAGCCATTGAAAATGCAAAAAACAATCTTGTTACTGTACCTATTATTAATCAATCAACTATTCCTCATGAAATTACAGGTAAATTTGGAGCTGGTAAAGTATTCTTAAAACCTGCTGCACAAGGTACTGGAGTAATTGCTGGTGGACCTGTTCGTGCCGTTTTAGAGTTAGCAGGAGTTAAAGATATTTTATCTAAATCAATTGGATCAAGTACTCCAATCAATATGGTTAGAGCAACTGTTCAAGGATTAACTGAGTTAAAAACTGCTGAATCTTACGCACAATTAAGAGGAAAAACAGTTGAGGAAATAAGAGGTTATTAA
- a CDS encoding large subunit ribosomal protein L30 (product_source=KO:K02907; cath_funfam=3.30.1390.20; cog=COG1841; ko=KO:K02907; pfam=PF00327; superfamily=55129; tigrfam=TIGR01308) yields MVEITLKRSLIGSKKNQKATAQALGLSKINQKVQKQDNEATRGMINVISHLVEVKEVK; encoded by the coding sequence ATGGTTGAAATTACTTTAAAAAGAAGCTTAATTGGTTCTAAGAAAAACCAAAAAGCTACTGCACAAGCTTTAGGATTATCAAAAATTAATCAAAAAGTACAAAAACAAGATAATGAAGCAACTCGTGGGATGATTAACGTAATCTCTCATTTAGTAGAAGTAAAAGAAGTTAAATAG